TGTATTTTTAAACGTAAAAGCAGCAGACTCAGGTTCATTTATGTCAAAATCAAAAGCATTAAATACTTTTTTTCTTGGAACAAAAATTTGGGGAGACGATGTCGGTAGCAGTCCTGCATTAAATTTTAATTTAAAAAGTATGAATGGCTTAACAGTTCGTCCTTTGCCACCTGGAGGTTACAACACAATAAAATTGCGGGTAATAGATAATAATTTCCAAACAAAGCGGATGATCGATAATCCTTATTATATGAAATTTTTTATAGAGTCTGTTACTAATACATTGTGTAAATATAAGCCAAAAAATAAGAGTGAATTTTATCAAATATTAAAGGAAAAACAAATTTTTAAGAATAAGAAATATGAGTTTGCTGTTTATAATTTGAATGAAGGCGATCTTGTATTTGAAAGAAGTTTTTGGGTACATGTTAATGAGAAGAAGTAAAGAACTTAAGATAAAAAAGAAAAAAGATTTATTAAATACGGTCTTATATACAATATTAAAAAAGTCAATTGTTTTTCCATCTGTCATTATAGCCTTGATGGCTTTAATCTTTATTTTTATAATATATGCATATAATAATAATAAGCAGATAAGATCTAATCTGTTAAGAATTAGTACGCTTTCAAAATTCTATGAAAATTCAATTATTATTTCTTATAATAAAAGCGAGTTTTATTATAAGAAAGAAGGCTATACAATCGAAGATGTTAATAAAATATCAGTTAAAGTCTATGCAGATAATATAGCTGATATTGCTAAAATAAATGATTGTATAGATCCGGATATTTTTAATATTTATGTTAGTAATTCATATATTTGTTATATAAAAAAGGTTAGTTTTTCTAGAAATATTTTTTATTATATAATAAAAGAAAAGTATGATAGTAGATATGTAATTTATTTACAGATTGTTTCTGTTTTCTTTTTTTTCATACTGCTTTCTATTTTATTGAGTCTATATTTGGTTTCTAAAAATAAAAAATTACAGAAAATAAATATTGATTCAAAACGCTTTAACGTTTGTCTTTCTCTTATAAATAAGGGTGATTATAAAAGAGCAAATGAAATAATAAATAAAATTTCAATTTATGAGTTATATAATGCAATCTTGAAGATATCAATTTTTAATCAAAAGAAGCGGATGATAACAAATGAAGTAGAAAAAAAATCTGTTGTTATACATGATCTTTCTAAGTTTATAAATTGTATACCTTTAGATTTAACAAGGGATAATTTCGATTATGACTTAATGAAAAGCTTTATTATGAATATGAGGAATCTTTTAAGACAAAATTATGATACTATAAGTAAATTCGATATTCGTAAGTGTATCATCGAAGGGGCTTCGGTATTAATTGCAAATAAAATAGAAATTGATTTATCAAAAATAAAAAGTCATATTTTTGTTGGTAATGAAAACGCAATGAGTCAGGTTTTTATTAATATTTTTTCTAACATTATAGAACACTCATATGTTGCTCTTGCTCAGGTTTTTATAAGAACTAATTTACAAACGATAGGGAATAATATATTTTATGTGTTTGTAGTTAGGAATACCGGTTCATTTGTAGATATAAATGCAAAGGATTCAATATTTTCTAAAAATTATACTTCGCATGAAATTAAAAACAAAAAATTTGGAACGGGTCTTTATTTTTGTAAAAATGTTATTGAAAGTTACGGAGGGAAAGTTAGTTATAAATCTAAAGAAAATAATAATTTGAATGAATCTTTTTTTCAATTAAAAATTGAGATTCCTGCATTTAGTAATTTAGTGAATGTGCCATCTATAAATATTAGTCAACAAAATAAAACACAAGATGAAATGAGTAAATATCAATGTATAGAAAACCTTGTTATTTCAGTTCTTGAGGATGATAAGTTTTTATTAATGAAATGGAAAGAGATACTGGGCGATAATAATGTTTATTATTATGAAGACCCTCAAGATTTTACTTTAGATTATAAAGATAAGATAGGTGTTTCTAAGACTAATTTAATAATAACTGACTATTATTTTAATAATAATCCGGTAGATAAATTATTGGACTTTGATTTTTTAAAAGTAGTTATGGGGTTTCGGGGGAAAATATTTTTACATACTTGTATTAAAAACTATACAGACCATAATAATATATTTGATTATATTTTTGAATCAAAGGATATCTTTTATAATAAAGAGAAGTTATTTTTTATTTTTAATAATTTCAATGAATCTGATTAGCTCTTTTAGATCGCTTTCTTTTTCTAAATTCATCTGCTCATGTATTTTTAAAACAAATTGATATATTATGGACAACCAATCTTCAGATTCTGATATATCAATCAATAGTGCTGTTAAGGTAAATATTTTGGTAGTTTTTTCCTTTGATATTTTGTCATCTTTATTAAGAATATTTTTAATTCGCTTATGAATTAATGCTCTTCTTAAAATTGGCCCACTCTCTAAAAATGTTTTTTTCAAAATATCTATCCATTGATTGTCTTTTTCTTTTGTTTCAGAAGGAATTTCTTCAATTTGGTAAAGGAAATTAAAAATATTTTCATTTGTTAAAGAGGCAAACTTTTTTATATTTATTATGCTTGCGGTTAATGGCGAGTATTTCTTGAGACGGATTTTATTATAATAGCTTCTATCGAGTTTCAGAATATCAGCTACATCTTTGTTACTATATCCGGTGCTATTATGAAACTTTTCTAAATAATGTCCAAGTGTTCTTAAATGTTTAGCTTCTTCTTCTTTCTCATTGATAGTTAGCATAGAACTCTCTCATTATGTCTATTAAATACAAAATCGATGCCATTTAAGGCGGCCTGAAAGGATACAATTTTTATAAAAAATTTTCAAAAAGTGTAGAAAAATATTCCTATTGTTAAAAATGAAAATCAGATAAGTCATTAATATTTTTTATATAAATTGATTTGTATAGGGCGTTTCTATGTAAGATGATGAAATAAATAAATAAAGTAAGGGTTGGAGCGTGATTTGAGGTATTAAAAACCATTGACAGAACTACATGTGGTATATTAATCCCCGCAAGGGTGTATTGCACTCATTCGCAAATATAAAATAATATCCAATATTTTTAGGAGATTTTCTTATTGATAATGATAAGGAATGCAATTGTTGTGTTTTATAAAATAAATTATTTTTATTAAATATTTTATTTTATTTAGAATAATTTAATAAAAATAAAGTATTATTGATATTTTTTCATTTATTTAAATTTGATATGAATAATTTAAGTTATGATATATGAAATTAATTAAGATATATTAATATGAGTATTGTATAACTCTCAATTAAAATATCCTGAAAATAATAATTGTATATAACTTGATTTTATCTATCTCTCGTATTTTTTTGGAAATCTATCAGTTAAGCATGAAATAGACATTAGTTTATGAACGACGGCAAAGAAAGCATTCTCAATATTATGAATAGTTCATTATGTAATATTTTTATGCAAAAAATGGTCTTTACATTTTTAAAAGACTTCTATATTAGATTGGTACAAATTTTGCTTTCAATCAAATGGAATTCTTTGAACTGCAATCAGTTTCAAGATTGTTTCTACATGGATGTTGTTAGGATTTTAAAAAACATAAAAAGTATTCTTGTTATTTTAATGTGTTATAGTTTTTCTGCCCAAATAGTGGAAATTGTTAAATTAAAGTATTTCTCTTGTAAAAGGTGAGGCTTGTGGAAATTAGAAACTTTCAAGAATTTATTATTGCTCTTTGCAACTACTGGGTCGATCATGGCTGTATATTAAGTCAGCCATATGATGCGAATATGGGCGCAGGTACATTTCATCCACATACATTCTTGAAAGGCGTGGGTCCAGAACCATGGCGCTCTGTTTACGTGCAACCTTGCCGCCGACCTGTAGATGGTCGCTATGGAAAAAGTCCATACCGTTTTCAACATTATTATCAATTGCAAGTTCTATTAAAACCCTCACCCTCTAATATTGTCGATATTTTTCTAAAATCCCTGGAATATGTGGGAATAAATTTAAAGAATAATGATATTGGACTGCTCGAAGATGATTGGAAAGGTCCAACTCTGGGTGCTTGGGGACTAGGCTGGGAAGTGCGCGCCAATGGGCAGGAAGTTACACAATTTACATATTTTCAGCAACTCGGTGGTCTTGATATAGACGTTGTATGTGGGGAAATCACATATGGACTCGAGCGTCTTTTTATGTATGCAAAAGGCTATAAAAATGCTCTCGAAATGCCTTTTAATGAGCACTATACATACGGAGATATCTTTTACCAAAATGAGTATGAATTCTCTCACTATAATTTTAAAGAAGCTAATTCCAAAGAGTTATTAGAAAATTTTAATAAATATGAACAGCGTGTTTTTGAGCTCTGTGAGAAAGGACTTGTTTTACCAGCATACGATTATGTGTTACAGGCTTCTCATGCTTTTAATATTCTTGATGCCCGTGGTGCAATTTCAGTTAGTGAAAGACAGCGCTATATCGGTCGAGTGAGAGACTGTGCAAAAAAATGTGCTGTGCAATATCGTGCTGAAAGAGAAAAGCTTGGTTTTCCTATGCTAAATAAGCTCGATACTGATGCAAGAAAACCTTTATTGAATAAAAATGCGATTATAAATATAAAAGAAAGTCAGCCTGAAGACATTTATAATTTAGAGAAAGATTTTACTAATAAGAAAACTTTAAATGTATTATTTGAACTTGGTGTAGAGGAAATGCCACCTGCATTTCAATCTTCTGCGCGTGAAGAATTAGTGCAAAAAATCGCTGATTTTTTTAAGCAAATGACAGCAAAAATATATAAATCTTATCAATCTGAAAAAGACATGCCGAAAAATATTGCGGAGTATGTCTCTATCTTAAAAGATATAAAATATTCTGTGCAAATATCGTCAAGACGTTTAAGTATTTTCTTTGAAAATATTCCTAAATCAGAGCCAAGGCAGACGATAGAATTATGGGGACCAGTTGAAAGGGTAGCAAAAGCTGCTGATGGCAATTTATCCCAAGCTGGAATGGGTTTTTGTAAGAAAAATAACATAGAACCTTCTTTTGTTCAGTTTAGAGAAAAGGCAAACGGTATTTTTCTTTATGCAGAAAAAGAAATGGAAGGTAGCGATTTCCCAACTTTATTAGGGCAAAATTTTAAAGAATGGTGCTATGATCTGAGCGCGCCTTTGAAAATGAAATGGTTACCAAGTGACTTGAGTCCAACCTTTATTCGCCCCGTAAGGTGGGTGTTAGCTCTGGTTGAAAATAAAGTGATTCCACTGGACATGTTTGGTATTAAATCAGGACGTGAAACATATGGTCAAAGGATTTTACATCCTGAACCAATAATTATAAAAGATGTTCTAGATTATAAAAAGTCTCTTGAAAAAGTATTTGTATTAAGTTCTGTTGAGGATCGAGAAGATTTAATTTTAAAACAAGCCAATAAACTCGCTGATAAAGTAAATGGAAAATTATTTTATGATGAAGAGTTATTGCAAAAATGTGTTGGTTTATTTGAAAATCCAGAGATTTTCATTGCAGAGTTCGATAAAAAATATTTGCGTTTACCAAAATGTTTGATATCTGGTGTCTTGCGCGAACATATGAACTATTTTTCAGTAACTTCAAAGGATGGCAGTGAAATACTTCCATATTATATAGGTGTTGCTAATTATAAATGTTCAGATATAAATGCAATGATTGAAGGAACTAAAACAGTTGTTATTGGTAGACTAGAAGATGGTGCTTTTTATTATGACACTGACCTTTCAACACCAATTTATGATTTTAGAAAAAAATTAAGTGATCAGCTTTTTCAGGATGGAATGGGAACTCTTTTTGATAAATCAGAACGTGTAAAACAAATTGCAAAACAAATTTATTTGTTACTAGAAGCAGATTCTGCAGCCGATTTAAAAAATATTGATATTGTCTTGATTGAAAAAGCAGCAGAATTATGCAAGGCTGATTTAAAATCAGGATGTGTACAAGAATTCCCCGATGAAATGCAAGGTATTATGGGGGGAGTTCTTGTTCGAGAACAAAATGTTTTAAATGATAGCCATCGATCATCTCTCGTTGCTCAAGCAATCGAAGAACATTATATGCCTATTGGAGCTCAATCTTCATTGCCAACAAGTAAGTTAGGTTCAATTTTAGCTTTAGCGGATAAACTTGATTCATTATGTATCATGATTAGCCATGGTGCTGAAGTAAAAGGCAACAAGGATCCTTATGGTATGCGCCGCTTAGCACTTGGTATAGCGCGTCTATTAGGTCTTAAAAATGAAGAAAACTGTCTATACATATCTCTTAAACAGGCAGTTGATTTGACTCTCAAAGTCTTAAAAGAAACAAATAGTACATTAGTAGCTGATAGCGTAAGTAAAATTAATAATTTTATTGTTGAAAGAATGAAAGCCACTTTAAAAGAAGATTTCGATGTGCGTTCTTTAGAGGCTCTTTCCCAGCAGCTTATTTCAGAACCTCTTTACAAAGTGAGAAGTTTAGCAGAGGCAATTGCACTTGCGCTTCAGCAAACAGGAAAAGGGTCCTTGCTTGAAGCTCTAAATCCCTATCGCAGGGCAAGAAATTTGACTTTAAACTGGAATGATAAAAATGTAAGCATTTCACTCTTTAAGGAAAAGGAAGAGTCAATTTTATTTGAAAAACTTACCAATCTTGAGTTAACTATAAAAGAACTTCATGCAAAGGCAAAGTTCGAAGAAATGCTCATTGCGCTGGCAAGTTTAACAGAGCCAATGGCCGCTTTTTTCGACAATGTTATGGTAAATGATCCTGATGGTGATTTGAAGAAAAACAGACTATGCCTTTTAATGAGAATTCGCTCTCTTTATGAGGACGTGGCAGATTTTTCTCTCATTCAGGTACAATAATTTATGTCTTTAAAAGACTCATTTCAGATATTTGGAGACAGAGAATCTTTCGATAAAAAGGAAAGATTCTCATTAACAATTGGGAATTTTGATGGCGTTCATTCTGGTCATTTATATTTAATTAATGAATTAAAGAAAAGCTCGCCAGATACAAAAATTGCGCTTTTAACCTTCGATCCTCATCCCGCAAATTTTTTCTCCCATGACAACGCAAAACCTCTATTGACATCTTTAAACGAAAAAATAGCTTTATTATTAAATGCTGGAGTTGATCTTGTCATGGTACAAACATTTTCACAAGAATTTTCTTTATTAAGTGCAGATGATTTTTGTTTGTGGTTAAAGGATCTTTTCCAAATTGATACTATATTAATTGGTCATGATTTTTGTTATGGAAGACAAAGAAAAGGTAATTTTATACATATGAAATGCTTTGCAGAAAATGTAGGATGGACAATTAAACAAGCTTCTGCTTTCAAATTATTTGATGGAAAAACTGTTTCTTCGTCTGCTGTGCGTGAAGCTTTATTACAAGGTGATGCGGAATATGCTGAGAAGCTTTTAGGCCATTCCTATTTTTTGTCAGGCATGGTAGTTAAGGGAGATCAGCGTGGCCGTTTAATTGGTTTTCCAACTGCGAATATTTTACTCGATGACAATCTCGTAGTCCCAAAACATGGGGTATATGCTTGTTACGTTGAAATAGATTCAAATGGGAAATTATTACAAGCTGTAATGAACTGTGGTGTTCGTCCAACTATTGCAAGTGGCTTGAAATTACAAATTGAAGCTCATATTCTTGATTTCTCTGAAGACATTTACACCCGAAAAATTAAATTTCATATTAAGAAATTTTTAAGAGGTGAAATGAAATTTAATGGAATTGAGCAATTGAAAGAGCAAATTGCAAAGGACGTCCAAAAAACAAGATCTTATTTTATGGATGACCGAAATGAGCAAAATATCTAATCCTGACATAAAAAAAAACAAAAATATTATTCCCTATTCTAGTCAAAACCAAATAAAAGAACTGGTACAATTAAAACAAATTCATTTAGATGATCATGATCTTTATCTTAATAGAGAAATTGCTTGGTTGTCTTTTAATGAACGAGTATTAACAGAAGCAGAAAATAAAAATGTTCCTTTATTTGAAAAAATAAAATTTTGTACAATTTTTGCTTCAAACTTAGATGAATTTTTCATGGTCAGATTATCTGGCTTATTAAAACTTGTTGTTAAACCAAACAATATTTATCCGGATGAAGATGAATTTGACGAAACATTAGATGAAGTTGCAATTAAAGTTAGGGGACTGATAAAGCGCGCAGAGCGATGTTTGTATACACAAATTTTTCCAATGCTAGCAAATCACCATATTTCTATTGCAAACTTGGATGAATTGACTCGATCGGAAGAAGAGAAATTAGACGCACATTTTGAAAGCCAAGTTTTTCCAGTTCTCACTCCTCTCGCAATTGATCCCGCGCATCCTTTCCCTTACTTATCGAATTTATCTTTATATTTAGCTGTAACTTTTGAAGGTGTTTCTGAAAATGGAGAACCACTCTTAGCTTTAGTTGAAATTCCTCAAAAAATTCAAAGACTCATTCCTATAACAATAAAAGCGAATAAACATAGATTTTTTCTTGTTGAAGAACTTATAAAAAGTTATATGCCCGCCTTATTTCCTTGGACTAAAGTTATAGGTACCTATTCATTTAGAGTAACAAGAAATCTTGACTATCAACTTCTTGAGGGTGAAGTCAAAGATCTTATGAAATCTATTGAGTATGAGTTGAAAGATAGAGAGCAAAAAACTGTTGTGAGGCTTGAATATGAAAAAAATATGCCTGATTGGTTACGTAATAAACTAGCAGCTGTTTTAGAACTTGATTCTTCTGATCTTTATGAAATTGATGGTATGCTTAATTATCGAGATCTTGCAGCACTTTTAAAACTTGAGCGTGTGGATCCAGAGTTAAAAGATCCTTCAT
The sequence above is drawn from the Fluviispira vulneris genome and encodes:
- a CDS encoding ATP-binding protein is translated as MKEVFGYMLMRRSKELKIKKKKDLLNTVLYTILKKSIVFPSVIIALMALIFIFIIYAYNNNKQIRSNLLRISTLSKFYENSIIISYNKSEFYYKKEGYTIEDVNKISVKVYADNIADIAKINDCIDPDIFNIYVSNSYICYIKKVSFSRNIFYYIIKEKYDSRYVIYLQIVSVFFFFILLSILLSLYLVSKNKKLQKINIDSKRFNVCLSLINKGDYKRANEIINKISIYELYNAILKISIFNQKKRMITNEVEKKSVVIHDLSKFINCIPLDLTRDNFDYDLMKSFIMNMRNLLRQNYDTISKFDIRKCIIEGASVLIANKIEIDLSKIKSHIFVGNENAMSQVFINIFSNIIEHSYVALAQVFIRTNLQTIGNNIFYVFVVRNTGSFVDINAKDSIFSKNYTSHEIKNKKFGTGLYFCKNVIESYGGKVSYKSKENNNLNESFFQLKIEIPAFSNLVNVPSINISQQNKTQDEMSKYQCIENLVISVLEDDKFLLMKWKEILGDNNVYYYEDPQDFTLDYKDKIGVSKTNLIITDYYFNNNPVDKLLDFDFLKVVMGFRGKIFLHTCIKNYTDHNNIFDYIFESKDIFYNKEKLFFIFNNFNESD
- the glyS gene encoding glycine--tRNA ligase subunit beta produces the protein MEIRNFQEFIIALCNYWVDHGCILSQPYDANMGAGTFHPHTFLKGVGPEPWRSVYVQPCRRPVDGRYGKSPYRFQHYYQLQVLLKPSPSNIVDIFLKSLEYVGINLKNNDIGLLEDDWKGPTLGAWGLGWEVRANGQEVTQFTYFQQLGGLDIDVVCGEITYGLERLFMYAKGYKNALEMPFNEHYTYGDIFYQNEYEFSHYNFKEANSKELLENFNKYEQRVFELCEKGLVLPAYDYVLQASHAFNILDARGAISVSERQRYIGRVRDCAKKCAVQYRAEREKLGFPMLNKLDTDARKPLLNKNAIINIKESQPEDIYNLEKDFTNKKTLNVLFELGVEEMPPAFQSSAREELVQKIADFFKQMTAKIYKSYQSEKDMPKNIAEYVSILKDIKYSVQISSRRLSIFFENIPKSEPRQTIELWGPVERVAKAADGNLSQAGMGFCKKNNIEPSFVQFREKANGIFLYAEKEMEGSDFPTLLGQNFKEWCYDLSAPLKMKWLPSDLSPTFIRPVRWVLALVENKVIPLDMFGIKSGRETYGQRILHPEPIIIKDVLDYKKSLEKVFVLSSVEDREDLILKQANKLADKVNGKLFYDEELLQKCVGLFENPEIFIAEFDKKYLRLPKCLISGVLREHMNYFSVTSKDGSEILPYYIGVANYKCSDINAMIEGTKTVVIGRLEDGAFYYDTDLSTPIYDFRKKLSDQLFQDGMGTLFDKSERVKQIAKQIYLLLEADSAADLKNIDIVLIEKAAELCKADLKSGCVQEFPDEMQGIMGGVLVREQNVLNDSHRSSLVAQAIEEHYMPIGAQSSLPTSKLGSILALADKLDSLCIMISHGAEVKGNKDPYGMRRLALGIARLLGLKNEENCLYISLKQAVDLTLKVLKETNSTLVADSVSKINNFIVERMKATLKEDFDVRSLEALSQQLISEPLYKVRSLAEAIALALQQTGKGSLLEALNPYRRARNLTLNWNDKNVSISLFKEKEESILFEKLTNLELTIKELHAKAKFEEMLIALASLTEPMAAFFDNVMVNDPDGDLKKNRLCLLMRIRSLYEDVADFSLIQVQ
- the ribF gene encoding riboflavin biosynthesis protein RibF yields the protein MSLKDSFQIFGDRESFDKKERFSLTIGNFDGVHSGHLYLINELKKSSPDTKIALLTFDPHPANFFSHDNAKPLLTSLNEKIALLLNAGVDLVMVQTFSQEFSLLSADDFCLWLKDLFQIDTILIGHDFCYGRQRKGNFIHMKCFAENVGWTIKQASAFKLFDGKTVSSSAVREALLQGDAEYAEKLLGHSYFLSGMVVKGDQRGRLIGFPTANILLDDNLVVPKHGVYACYVEIDSNGKLLQAVMNCGVRPTIASGLKLQIEAHILDFSEDIYTRKIKFHIKKFLRGEMKFNGIEQLKEQIAKDVQKTRSYFMDDRNEQNI